From Paenibacillus graminis, a single genomic window includes:
- the grpE gene encoding nucleotide exchange factor GrpE, translating to MKEEEIQNSNEMNDQAIHENQAADEAETVRESGAPASEEAFGEASGSGEEAKRLQELADEYQGRALRVQADFDNFRRRTQKEKEELAQYATSKLVGELLPVLDNFERAIATAPATPEFEAFNKGVNMIFQQLEGVLKSEGLAAMETVGQPFNPEYHQAIMQVESEEHEEGIVTEEVQKGYLLKDKVLRPAMVKVSM from the coding sequence TTGAAAGAGGAAGAGATTCAGAATTCCAATGAAATGAACGATCAGGCAATACATGAGAATCAGGCAGCCGATGAGGCTGAAACAGTCCGCGAGAGCGGTGCACCAGCTTCGGAAGAGGCCTTCGGGGAGGCTTCAGGCAGCGGTGAAGAGGCCAAACGCCTGCAGGAGCTGGCGGATGAATATCAAGGGCGTGCGCTGCGTGTGCAGGCTGATTTTGACAACTTCCGCCGCCGTACCCAGAAGGAAAAAGAGGAACTGGCGCAGTATGCCACCTCCAAGCTCGTAGGTGAACTGCTTCCGGTACTGGACAACTTCGAACGGGCCATTGCCACAGCTCCGGCTACTCCGGAATTCGAAGCTTTTAACAAAGGCGTGAATATGATTTTCCAACAGCTGGAAGGGGTGTTGAAGTCTGAAGGACTTGCAGCTATGGAAACGGTAGGACAGCCTTTTAACCCTGAATATCATCAGGCCATCATGCAGGTGGAGAGCGAGGAGCACGAGGAAGGCATCGTGACGGAAGAGGTCCAAAAGGGCTATCTCCTGAAGGATAAGGTGCTTCGTCCCGCTATGGTCAAAGTCAGCATGTAG
- the dnaK gene encoding molecular chaperone DnaK produces the protein MSKVIGIDLGTTNSCVAVMEGGEAVVIPNPEGARTTPSVVGFKKDGERIVGETAKRQAITNPDRTIASIKRHMGTNHKESIDGKDYSAQEISAMILQKLKSDAEAYLGQPVTQAVITVPAYFNDSQRQATKDAGKIAGLEVLRIVNEPTAAALAYGLEKSEDQTILVYDLGGGTFDVSILELGDGFFEVKATSGDNRLGGDDFDQVVMDYLVAEFKKEQGIDLSKDKAAVQRLKDAAEKAKKELSGVLTTTVSLPFITVVDGVPQHLEVNLTRAKFDELTAGLVERTLGPTRQALSDAGMTPADLNRIVLVGGSTRIPAVQDAIKKLTGKEPHKGVNPDEVVALGAAVQAGVLTGDVKDVVLLDVTPLSLGIETAGGVFTKMIERNTTIPTSKSQVFSTFADNQPSVEIHVLQGERQMANGNKTLGRFMLNEIPPAPRGVPQIEVTFDIDANGIVNVSATDKGTNKSQKITITSSSGLSDAEVEQMMKDAELHAEEDRKRKELVEAKNSADQLVYSTDKVIKDLGDKADASEVDKANAAKDKLKAALETDNLEEINAATEALTEIVQQLSVKLYEQAAQAEQGADGGQGASEGAKKDNVVDADYEVVDDEKNQG, from the coding sequence GTGAGTAAAGTTATCGGTATTGACTTAGGAACCACCAACTCTTGCGTTGCCGTAATGGAAGGCGGCGAAGCTGTCGTTATCCCGAATCCGGAAGGCGCACGCACAACCCCATCGGTTGTAGGCTTCAAGAAGGACGGCGAACGTATTGTCGGCGAAACTGCCAAACGCCAGGCGATTACGAACCCTGACCGCACCATCGCTTCTATTAAACGCCATATGGGCACGAACCACAAAGAAAGCATTGACGGCAAAGATTACTCTGCACAAGAGATCTCGGCCATGATTCTGCAAAAGCTGAAATCCGATGCCGAAGCATATCTGGGACAACCGGTGACTCAAGCGGTTATCACAGTTCCTGCATATTTCAATGACAGCCAGCGTCAAGCTACCAAGGATGCAGGTAAGATTGCCGGTCTGGAGGTTCTGCGTATCGTCAACGAACCAACCGCAGCGGCGCTTGCTTACGGTCTGGAGAAATCCGAAGACCAAACCATCCTTGTCTATGACCTTGGCGGCGGTACATTCGACGTATCCATCCTTGAGCTGGGCGACGGCTTCTTCGAAGTAAAAGCTACAAGCGGCGATAACCGTCTTGGCGGCGACGACTTTGACCAGGTAGTTATGGATTACCTTGTAGCCGAATTCAAAAAAGAGCAGGGCATCGACCTGAGCAAAGATAAAGCAGCAGTACAACGTCTGAAGGATGCTGCGGAAAAAGCGAAAAAAGAACTGTCCGGCGTACTGACAACTACAGTATCCCTTCCGTTCATTACCGTTGTTGACGGCGTGCCTCAGCACTTGGAAGTCAACCTGACCCGCGCCAAATTCGACGAGCTGACTGCAGGCCTGGTTGAACGCACACTGGGACCTACCCGACAAGCGCTGAGCGATGCAGGCATGACTCCGGCTGATCTGAACAGAATCGTGCTCGTTGGCGGTTCCACACGTATTCCTGCTGTACAGGATGCAATTAAGAAGCTTACGGGCAAAGAGCCTCACAAAGGCGTTAACCCGGATGAAGTGGTAGCCCTTGGTGCAGCCGTACAAGCGGGTGTATTGACTGGTGACGTAAAAGACGTGGTATTGCTGGACGTAACTCCGCTGTCCCTGGGTATTGAAACTGCAGGCGGCGTGTTCACGAAGATGATCGAACGCAACACTACGATCCCTACAAGCAAATCACAGGTATTCTCGACCTTTGCCGACAACCAGCCAAGCGTGGAAATTCACGTGCTGCAGGGTGAACGCCAGATGGCGAACGGCAACAAAACCCTGGGACGTTTCATGCTGAACGAGATTCCACCGGCACCGCGCGGCGTACCGCAAATCGAAGTAACTTTCGATATTGATGCCAATGGTATCGTAAATGTATCGGCAACCGATAAAGGCACCAACAAGAGCCAGAAGATCACCATCACTTCCTCCAGCGGCCTGAGCGACGCGGAAGTAGAACAGATGATGAAGGATGCCGAGCTGCACGCTGAGGAAGACCGCAAGCGCAAAGAACTGGTAGAAGCGAAAAACTCTGCGGACCAACTTGTGTATTCTACAGACAAAGTAATCAAAGACCTGGGCGACAAAGCCGACGCTTCCGAAGTAGACAAGGCGAACGCTGCCAAGGATAAGCTGAAAGCAGCCCTGGAAACTGACAATCTGGAAGAAATCAACGCAGCAACAGAAGCGCTGACCGAGATTGTACAGCAATTGTCCGTGAAGCTGTATGAACAGGCTGCACAGGCAGAACAAGGCGCAGACGGCGGACAGGGAGCCTCTGAAGGTGCGAAGAAAGACAATGTCGTAGACGCTGACTACGAAGTGGTTGACGACGAGAAGAATCAAGGGTAA
- the dnaJ gene encoding molecular chaperone DnaJ, which produces MADKRDYYEVLGLSRDASEDEVKKAYRKLARQYHPDVNKASDAEEKFKEVKEAYDVLSDGQQRARYDQYGHIDPNQGMGGGFGGGGDFGGLGDIFDMFFGGGGRRDPNAPQRGGDLQYTMTIEFKEAVFGKETDITIPRTETCDTCFGSGAKPGTKPETCSVCRGSGQQEFVQNTPLGQMRNRRPCSHCSGTGKIIKEKCTTCGGQGKVKKQRKIHVRIPGGVDDGAQLRMTGEGEGGTRGGPPGDLYIVIRVKTHDFFVRENDDIMCEVPLTFAQAALGDEIEIPTLTEKVKLKIPAGTQTGTFFRLKGKGVPHLRGSGTGDQHVRVIVVTPSKLSDEQKELLRQFASYDGENTHEQEQSFFDRVKRAFRGD; this is translated from the coding sequence GTGGCAGATAAACGCGATTATTATGAAGTTCTAGGGCTTAGCAGAGATGCATCAGAAGACGAAGTGAAGAAGGCATACCGCAAGCTGGCGCGCCAGTACCATCCGGACGTCAATAAGGCCAGCGATGCGGAGGAGAAATTCAAGGAAGTGAAGGAAGCCTACGATGTGCTCAGCGACGGCCAGCAGCGCGCGCGGTACGACCAGTATGGACATATTGATCCTAACCAGGGAATGGGCGGCGGCTTTGGCGGTGGCGGAGACTTCGGCGGGCTTGGCGATATTTTCGATATGTTCTTCGGCGGCGGCGGGCGCCGTGATCCAAATGCTCCGCAGCGCGGCGGCGATTTGCAGTACACCATGACCATTGAGTTCAAGGAAGCGGTATTCGGCAAAGAAACCGACATCACCATTCCGCGTACCGAAACCTGCGACACCTGCTTCGGCTCCGGTGCCAAACCTGGAACCAAACCGGAAACCTGTTCCGTATGCCGCGGCAGCGGCCAACAGGAATTCGTGCAGAATACACCGCTTGGACAGATGCGGAACCGCAGACCTTGCTCCCATTGCTCCGGCACAGGCAAGATCATCAAGGAGAAATGCACAACTTGCGGCGGACAAGGGAAAGTCAAGAAGCAGCGCAAGATCCATGTGCGTATTCCGGGCGGAGTCGATGACGGCGCACAGCTGCGCATGACCGGCGAAGGCGAAGGCGGTACACGCGGCGGCCCTCCTGGGGATCTGTACATTGTGATCCGTGTGAAGACGCATGATTTCTTCGTCCGCGAGAACGATGATATTATGTGCGAGGTTCCTCTGACCTTTGCCCAAGCGGCACTTGGCGATGAAATCGAGATTCCGACCCTGACGGAAAAAGTGAAGCTCAAGATTCCGGCAGGCACCCAAACAGGCACCTTTTTCCGGCTGAAAGGCAAAGGTGTTCCTCACCTGCGCGGCTCCGGAACAGGCGATCAGCATGTGCGGGTAATCGTCGTGACGCCAAGCAAGCTCAGTGACGAGCAGAAAGAACTGCTCCGCCAGTTTGCCTCTTATGACGGAGAGAATACACATGAGCAGGAGCAATCCTTCTTTGACCGCGTGAAGCGTGCGTTCCGCGGAGACTGA
- a CDS encoding N-acetyltransferase: protein MIRQPAPAGDPKVICRNATVEDVEPLYLMIEEYAQRGIMLPRSRQALTRQIDQFVIAELDGKFIGCGSLFRLGADLVEVRSIGLRDEGKGKGVGSMILEKLTEEARRQKIPKIMALTYAVDFFLRNGFTVVEKEIFPEKVWTDCVNCMKQHACDEIAVLKKLD, encoded by the coding sequence ATGATCCGCCAGCCGGCTCCTGCGGGAGACCCTAAGGTGATATGCAGAAATGCTACGGTGGAGGATGTGGAGCCGCTGTATTTAATGATAGAGGAATACGCCCAGCGCGGTATTATGCTTCCCCGTTCCAGGCAAGCACTGACCCGCCAGATCGACCAGTTCGTAATTGCGGAGTTGGACGGCAAATTCATCGGCTGCGGTTCGCTGTTCAGACTGGGCGCTGATCTTGTAGAGGTGCGTTCCATTGGACTACGTGATGAGGGCAAAGGCAAAGGCGTAGGCTCGATGATTCTGGAGAAGCTGACGGAAGAGGCCAGACGCCAGAAGATTCCCAAGATCATGGCGTTGACCTATGCAGTGGATTTCTTCCTTAGAAACGGCTTTACCGTCGTGGAGAAGGAGATATTCCCTGAGAAGGTCTGGACTGATTGCGTGAACTGCATGAAACAGCATGCCTGCGATGAGATCGCCGTGCTGAAGAAGCTGGATTAA
- a CDS encoding TetR family transcriptional regulator C-terminal domain-containing protein, whose translation MNKRHYDSEETRSLIADKAARLFAQKGFASTSIADISRESGCSKGHIYYHFENKEKLFVYLALETMRSWKERWEAVSVNYGTAVEKLYAMAHFVQNNYKTPLLQAGQELGSIPATSPETVAQLKGLASTPMQAYYEIFKLGMETGEFGLREEELESTGFLFGTLLGGLCQYLYTMENEPLKALFQRSVTVFINGIHRKA comes from the coding sequence ATGAATAAAAGGCATTATGACAGTGAGGAGACCAGGTCACTCATTGCGGATAAGGCGGCACGGCTTTTTGCGCAAAAGGGTTTTGCCAGCACCTCAATCGCGGATATTTCCAGAGAGTCCGGCTGCAGCAAAGGGCACATTTATTATCATTTTGAGAATAAAGAGAAGCTTTTTGTCTATCTGGCGCTTGAAACGATGCGTTCCTGGAAGGAGCGGTGGGAGGCGGTTTCCGTAAATTACGGTACGGCTGTAGAGAAGCTGTACGCCATGGCTCATTTCGTACAGAACAACTATAAAACGCCGCTTTTGCAGGCTGGACAGGAACTAGGCAGCATTCCGGCTACTTCACCGGAGACTGTGGCACAGCTGAAAGGACTCGCTTCAACACCCATGCAGGCATATTATGAAATTTTCAAGCTGGGAATGGAGACCGGAGAATTCGGCCTCAGAGAAGAAGAACTGGAGTCCACGGGGTTCTTGTTCGGAACGTTGCTGGGCGGGCTGTGTCAATATCTGTACACGATGGAGAATGAGCCGCTAAAGGCGCTGTTTCAGCGCAGTGTGACTGTTTTTATAAACGGGATTCACAGGAAAGCGTAG
- the hrcA gene encoding heat-inducible transcriptional repressor HrcA yields the protein MLTERQRMILNAIVDDYITSAEPVGSRSISKRGDVGYSPATIRNEMADLEDLGYLEQPHTSAGRIPSHKGYRYYVDHLVPWNSAESAELDTIRAFFAEKLNATEQVIQHAAMILSNMTNYTSILLGPEVFHTSLRHFQLLPLDDRTAVAIIVTSTGQVENKTVSIPPEISLSEMEKVVNLLNSKLVNVPLYKLKSQLYSELGEEMQRHISHYEELMKVLDTALESDHEQRIYLSGATNMLTQPEFKDVDKVKDILDLLEETPTLLKMLAPASGGTGMQVRIGMENKHEAFANCSLITATYSLDGKALGSIGILGPTRMEYARVMGILGILSRDLTAMLAHWYK from the coding sequence ATGTTAACCGAACGCCAGAGAATGATATTGAACGCCATCGTAGATGATTACATTACTTCTGCCGAGCCGGTTGGTTCGCGAAGCATTTCCAAACGGGGAGATGTGGGCTACAGTCCTGCAACGATCCGCAACGAAATGGCCGACTTGGAGGATTTGGGCTATCTGGAACAGCCGCACACTTCAGCAGGCCGAATTCCTTCCCATAAGGGCTACCGCTACTATGTAGATCATCTGGTCCCGTGGAATTCCGCTGAATCGGCTGAATTGGACACGATCCGCGCCTTTTTTGCCGAGAAGCTTAATGCAACGGAGCAGGTTATCCAGCATGCGGCGATGATTCTTTCCAATATGACGAATTACACTTCCATCCTTTTGGGGCCGGAGGTTTTTCATACTTCATTGCGCCATTTCCAGCTGCTGCCGCTGGATGACAGAACCGCTGTGGCGATTATTGTTACCAGTACCGGCCAGGTAGAGAATAAGACCGTGAGTATTCCGCCGGAGATTTCTCTGTCCGAGATGGAGAAAGTGGTTAATCTGCTGAACAGCAAGCTGGTGAATGTACCGCTTTATAAGCTGAAGAGCCAGCTGTATTCCGAGCTTGGGGAGGAAATGCAGCGCCATATCTCCCACTATGAAGAGTTAATGAAGGTGCTGGACACAGCACTGGAAAGTGACCATGAACAGCGCATCTATCTCAGCGGAGCGACCAATATGCTTACCCAGCCGGAGTTCAAGGACGTCGACAAGGTGAAGGATATTCTCGATTTGCTGGAAGAAACACCGACTTTGCTCAAAATGCTTGCTCCCGCATCCGGAGGAACCGGCATGCAGGTGCGTATCGGCATGGAGAATAAGCATGAGGCTTTTGCCAACTGCAGTCTGATTACAGCCACATATTCCCTGGACGGCAAGGCGCTCGGAAGCATCGGCATCCTGGGTCCGACCCGGATGGAATATGCACGCGTAATGGGCATACTGGGGATTCTGTCCCGGGATTTGACAGCGATGCTGGCACACTGGTATAAGTGA
- a CDS encoding S8 family serine peptidase: protein MEWTKLPRKLSVLALSLGVTAGMIPGAAFAASSLQTPSSSNHLTSLNQSNQTFISPQINTKSSSNVRVIVQLSSQPAAVGKYAAKQGISALAKTATEAEVKSQQADVLDQAEAKGIDLTVNYKYDTILNGFEVTVPADKIPELAKIPGVTSIYPNSTWYALPDQTVTETTYRNDNAPLKQIHADWAAAKGFNGAGLKVGVIDTGVDYKHPDIAAAYKGGYDSFYQDNDPYEEVPLTPEQDEYGVGYAGTYHGTHVSGTIIGQYAAKGDVAQKGVAPGAELYVYKVLGRNLEKPSTSSGSSAQVIDGIEHAVKDGMDVINLSLGSDSEKDVNSPDSIAINNAVLSGVTAVIANGNNGEAGYFSMGSPAVSQLAISVGSVTSPIDAYSGEFKAEIANSVTSVTYDTYFPFHMMAYELANDDFTNIIGTEPVRVVYADLGADEDYPDEDISGSIVLVSRGDLGFVDKIANAKAHNAKAIVIFNGNAKKVNGKSEAILDESYTERSGFIGVNLGNGYDNIPTFDIEGSKGRKLARAIIANKDNPTYFTFGSEYNHEMTTGDTMSSFSSWGPNVDGNLSIKPDIVAPGDGVLSTWPAYGGDYSKAYSRISGTSMATPHVAGLSLLIKQAHPEYSPFDIRAVLANTADPILYDKAPEDLYIQGPGRANVENAILTPALLEAVEPITILDKNYVAQNVTNYNPSTGFGVLVPGSKSSKTLQLKNLSSSDVAYTASIKWNYGDGKVTAALDKTTVTASAHGTTGFNLNVSVAPDANPKQAYQGNVILTAEGQPTLHLPFTIHVNDKVEQPDWGTGIQEAVISQPIVYSNSSAVLNYKLKAKDINYYEVNLVGMDDVKKGSFQVSTTGSPDKFFEPGSYSTVIGATYHPYDHNGDPIVDANGNPAVANITDGVYKLEILGITAEDNTKTPVKIDLNNDTYYSTYTSFRFITVSSGGSGGSGGGGGGGAVVVTPSAPAVPSTVKSLVEEGAQQVTVTPVTSSKNGVTTVTVSDSDLKTALAKAAASKTAVVISVGTITDKAAELSLTADQVKLLAGIQASSSVIVNIGGSAVSLPVSLLAASPAGQSLKLIIKQEPDAASKLTANTAGSKVIGTPVSFEASWTTATSSTYLNVPNNVFIKRSFTVPGAIQTNTAGVLFEENGLVTPVGSVFTPQTDGTTIVTVSRPGFSVYAAVSKPAAAFTDIASSKSADAIKTLADKLIIQGTSATMFSPLSNLTRAEFTALLTRALGLRTDASATFSDVKSSDWYAKDVAAASKAGLILGVGKGKFAPTQKVTRQELAVILDRALKLTGKELKAVNPSFTTYTDSAKVAPYAKDSLQTLSQAGVIGSDAGNSFNPTAPATRETAAAALFTLLSKVGLI, encoded by the coding sequence TTGGAGTGGACAAAACTACCTCGTAAGCTGTCCGTATTGGCGTTGTCACTAGGTGTGACAGCCGGTATGATTCCTGGAGCGGCATTCGCTGCCAGCAGCTTGCAGACACCATCATCCAGCAATCATCTTACATCTTTGAATCAGTCAAACCAGACTTTTATTTCTCCACAGATCAACACCAAATCCTCAAGTAATGTACGTGTCATTGTCCAATTAAGCAGCCAGCCTGCAGCTGTGGGCAAATATGCCGCCAAGCAGGGAATCTCGGCTCTGGCCAAAACAGCTACTGAAGCCGAAGTGAAGAGCCAACAGGCCGATGTGCTTGACCAGGCAGAAGCCAAAGGCATTGACCTGACCGTCAACTACAAGTATGACACCATATTGAACGGTTTCGAAGTCACTGTTCCGGCGGACAAGATTCCGGAGCTGGCTAAGATTCCCGGTGTTACTTCCATTTATCCAAACAGCACCTGGTATGCACTCCCTGATCAGACAGTAACGGAAACCACTTACAGAAACGACAACGCTCCACTGAAACAGATTCATGCCGACTGGGCTGCAGCTAAGGGATTTAACGGTGCCGGGCTGAAGGTCGGTGTTATCGATACCGGTGTAGACTATAAGCATCCGGATATCGCAGCGGCATACAAAGGCGGCTATGACTCCTTCTATCAGGACAATGATCCTTATGAAGAGGTTCCGCTGACCCCTGAGCAGGATGAATACGGCGTAGGTTATGCCGGTACCTATCACGGCACGCATGTATCCGGTACAATTATCGGACAATATGCAGCCAAAGGCGATGTTGCCCAAAAAGGTGTGGCTCCAGGAGCCGAACTTTATGTGTACAAGGTATTGGGACGAAATCTTGAGAAACCGAGCACTTCCTCCGGATCATCCGCCCAAGTGATTGACGGCATCGAGCATGCGGTAAAGGATGGCATGGATGTGATCAACCTGTCCCTGGGTTCTGATTCCGAAAAAGATGTAAACTCCCCGGATTCCATAGCCATTAATAATGCCGTACTTTCAGGCGTAACAGCAGTTATTGCCAACGGCAACAACGGAGAAGCCGGATATTTTTCAATGGGTTCCCCGGCGGTTTCCCAGCTGGCAATTTCTGTAGGTTCGGTAACCAGTCCTATTGATGCTTACTCCGGCGAATTCAAGGCGGAAATCGCAAACTCGGTAACGTCCGTTACTTATGATACCTATTTTCCATTCCACATGATGGCGTATGAGCTGGCAAACGATGATTTCACCAATATCATTGGCACAGAGCCTGTTCGCGTTGTGTATGCTGACCTCGGGGCAGATGAAGATTATCCTGATGAAGACATCAGCGGTTCCATCGTGTTGGTATCCCGCGGCGATCTGGGCTTTGTAGACAAAATTGCGAATGCAAAGGCGCATAATGCCAAAGCAATTGTAATCTTCAACGGCAATGCCAAGAAGGTGAACGGTAAGAGTGAAGCCATCCTAGACGAAAGCTACACCGAGCGCTCCGGCTTCATCGGTGTGAATCTGGGCAACGGATACGACAATATTCCTACGTTCGACATTGAAGGCTCGAAAGGCCGCAAGTTAGCCAGAGCGATTATTGCCAATAAAGACAACCCTACGTATTTCACTTTTGGTTCAGAATATAACCATGAAATGACAACAGGCGATACAATGAGCAGCTTCTCCTCCTGGGGTCCAAATGTCGATGGGAATCTGAGCATCAAACCGGACATTGTTGCTCCTGGTGACGGAGTGCTGTCTACATGGCCAGCGTATGGCGGAGATTATTCCAAAGCTTACAGCCGAATCAGCGGTACAAGTATGGCTACTCCGCATGTCGCAGGTTTGTCGCTGCTGATTAAGCAGGCACATCCGGAATATTCACCGTTTGACATTCGTGCCGTTCTGGCAAACACTGCAGATCCTATCTTGTACGATAAAGCTCCGGAAGACCTATATATTCAAGGTCCTGGACGGGCTAATGTTGAGAATGCGATTTTGACGCCAGCTCTGCTCGAAGCTGTTGAACCAATTACCATTCTGGACAAGAATTATGTTGCCCAAAATGTCACTAATTACAACCCTTCAACAGGTTTTGGGGTGTTGGTTCCAGGCTCGAAGAGCAGCAAAACACTGCAGTTAAAGAACCTCAGCAGCAGCGATGTCGCTTACACCGCCTCCATTAAATGGAACTATGGAGATGGGAAGGTTACTGCTGCATTGGATAAAACAACCGTGACAGCTTCAGCACACGGTACAACCGGATTTAATTTGAATGTCTCTGTTGCACCTGACGCTAATCCAAAACAGGCTTATCAAGGTAATGTCATTCTTACAGCCGAAGGACAACCGACGCTGCATCTGCCATTTACCATCCATGTAAATGATAAGGTTGAACAACCGGATTGGGGCACAGGCATACAGGAGGCAGTAATCAGCCAGCCGATCGTCTACTCCAATTCAAGTGCAGTTCTGAATTACAAGCTGAAAGCTAAAGATATTAACTACTATGAAGTGAATCTGGTGGGAATGGATGATGTCAAGAAAGGTTCCTTCCAGGTATCCACTACGGGTTCACCGGATAAATTCTTTGAACCCGGCAGCTACAGCACGGTTATAGGAGCCACCTACCATCCATATGACCACAATGGTGATCCTATCGTTGACGCCAACGGCAATCCTGCCGTAGCAAACATTACCGACGGGGTCTATAAGCTTGAAATTCTGGGGATTACCGCAGAAGACAACACGAAGACGCCGGTTAAAATTGATTTAAACAATGATACTTACTACAGCACCTACACCTCATTCCGCTTTATAACCGTCTCCAGTGGCGGCAGCGGTGGAAGTGGCGGTGGAGGCGGCGGTGGTGCAGTTGTTGTAACGCCGAGCGCACCTGCGGTCCCAAGCACAGTTAAATCCCTTGTAGAAGAAGGGGCTCAACAGGTGACTGTAACGCCTGTAACTTCCTCGAAGAATGGCGTGACAACAGTAACCGTTAGCGACAGCGATCTGAAGACAGCGCTGGCAAAAGCTGCTGCCTCCAAGACAGCCGTTGTGATATCCGTGGGCACGATCACTGACAAAGCTGCTGAACTGAGCCTGACTGCAGATCAAGTGAAATTGCTGGCCGGTATTCAGGCTAGCAGCTCAGTCATTGTCAACATTGGCGGTTCTGCTGTATCCTTGCCGGTATCTCTGCTGGCAGCTTCTCCTGCCGGCCAAAGCTTGAAGCTCATTATTAAGCAGGAGCCAGACGCCGCAAGCAAGCTGACGGCAAATACTGCCGGCTCAAAAGTAATTGGAACACCAGTATCCTTTGAAGCTTCATGGACTACAGCTACAAGCAGCACTTACTTGAACGTTCCAAATAATGTTTTCATCAAGAGATCCTTTACAGTACCTGGTGCCATTCAAACCAACACAGCCGGTGTGCTATTTGAGGAAAATGGACTGGTTACCCCGGTTGGTTCCGTGTTCACTCCTCAGACTGATGGAACCACAATCGTTACTGTAAGCCGTCCTGGCTTCTCAGTATACGCTGCAGTAAGCAAGCCGGCTGCTGCCTTTACGGATATCGCTTCTTCCAAATCGGCAGATGCCATTAAGACCCTGGCCGACAAGCTGATTATCCAAGGCACTTCGGCCACAATGTTCTCACCGCTGAGCAATCTGACACGTGCGGAGTTTACAGCGCTGTTGACCCGTGCACTCGGTCTGCGCACCGATGCCAGTGCTACCTTCTCCGATGTGAAATCATCTGACTGGTACGCCAAAGACGTTGCCGCTGCTTCCAAAGCAGGCCTGATCCTGGGCGTTGGCAAGGGTAAATTTGCTCCAACGCAAAAAGTAACCCGTCAAGAGCTTGCTGTCATTCTGGACAGAGCACTTAAATTGACAGGAAAAGAATTGAAGGCCGTTAATCCTTCATTCACAACGTACACCGACAGTGCCAAAGTAGCACCTTATGCAAAGGACAGCCTGCAAACCCTGTCCCAAGCTGGCGTCATCGGCAGTGATGCAGGGAACTCCTTCAATCCTACTGCTCCAGCAACACGCGAGACGGCAGCTGCCGCTCTCTTCACATTGCTGAGCAAAGTTGGCTTGATCTAG
- a CDS encoding SDR family NAD(P)-dependent oxidoreductase → MEAIKKVGIVTGGASGIGKALCKELLNRQVYIVIADLNAEEGYRTVAKLESLGGECRFVQVNVSDGPAVGELVNGIYREFGRLDYMFNNAGIAMYGEIGDMTQQNWHRILDVNLWGVIHGVQAAYPLMKEQGFGYIANTASAAGLGPAPGSGAYSASKHAVVGLTTSLHYEAEAYGVNVSCLCPAFVDTPIFASSEAIHMDKRIVLAQVKKQKLMSPGHFAALACTGVERNEVLVNPMPLRRTMDIVFTLFPFLHRKVMRLVCRTTREARLG, encoded by the coding sequence ATGGAAGCGATTAAGAAGGTTGGAATCGTTACCGGCGGTGCTTCGGGAATTGGAAAGGCCTTGTGCAAGGAGCTCCTGAACAGACAAGTGTATATTGTTATTGCTGATCTTAATGCAGAGGAAGGGTATAGGACGGTAGCTAAGCTTGAGAGCTTGGGCGGAGAGTGCCGCTTTGTTCAGGTGAATGTCTCGGATGGCCCGGCGGTGGGGGAACTGGTCAATGGCATTTACCGGGAGTTTGGGCGTTTGGATTATATGTTCAACAATGCGGGGATTGCGATGTACGGCGAGATAGGTGATATGACGCAGCAGAACTGGCACAGGATTCTGGATGTCAATCTATGGGGAGTAATCCATGGGGTGCAGGCAGCTTATCCTTTAATGAAGGAGCAAGGTTTCGGTTATATAGCGAATACAGCGTCGGCAGCGGGTCTTGGGCCTGCTCCGGGAAGTGGTGCTTATTCAGCTTCAAAGCATGCCGTGGTGGGGCTGACAACCTCTCTGCATTATGAGGCTGAGGCCTACGGGGTCAACGTAAGCTGCTTGTGTCCGGCGTTTGTTGACACTCCGATCTTTGCCAGTAGTGAGGCCATACATATGGATAAAAGGATTGTGCTCGCCCAGGTGAAAAAGCAAAAGCTCATGTCTCCGGGTCATTTTGCCGCCCTCGCTTGCACAGGAGTGGAAAGAAATGAAGTCCTAGTCAATCCGATGCCGCTGCGCCGGACAATGGATATTGTGTTTACTCTTTTTCCTTTTCTGCACCGCAAAGTGATGCGGCTGGTGTGCCGTACAACACGGGAAGCCCGGCTAGGCTGA